Below is a genomic region from Geoglobus acetivorans.
GGGCAGTCCCGACATCCGAAAGCAGGTTCACTACGCGGTTATTGTTAGACAGAGGAAGGAATATCGCAGGCCTGATGGAACAAGGGTCAAGTTTGAAGATAATGCTGCGGTGATCACAGATCCAAGTGGCAATCCCAAGGGTACTGAGATAAGAGGGCCTGTTGCAAGAGAAGCAGCTGAAAGATTCAGCAAAATTGGCTCAATAGCCACGATAATTGTGTGAGGTGGTACCATGTCAAAACAGCCCAGAAAGCAGAGAAAGAAGATATATGAGGCAAAACTCCATCAGAGGCACAGATTCCTTCATGCGACCCTCTCCAAGGAATTGAGGCAGAAATATGGCAAGAGGGCTATCAGGATAAGGAAAGGGGACAAGGTTAAGGTGATGAGAGGCAACTTTGCGGGACATACCGGCAAGGTTCTCGAAGTTGACATGAAAAGACTCAGGATTCTCATCGAGGGTGTTGTGGTCAAGAAAGCGAACGGAGAGGAGGTTTCCCTGCCTGTCCATCCATCCAACGTTATGATTGTCGAGCTTGGAGAGGGAGATGAGGTTAGAGAAAAAATCCTTAAGAGGTGATTTTCATGCATCAGAAAAGATTAAGCGCACCGAAGACCTATAAAGTTCCAAGAAAGGTTAAAAAATGGTTGGTGAGACCGTCACCGGGTCCTCATGATAGGAATGCTCTTCCGCTCTTAGTGGTCGTGAGGGATTTCCTCGAACTTGCCGATACGGCAAGAGAAGCGAGGAGAGTGATTGCCAGTGGCGAGATTCTGGTTGACGGCATTCCCCGGAGGGACTACAAATTCCCGGTAGGCCTTTTCGATATAGTTTCTGTTCCAAAAATGGACGTAAATTACAGGATCGTCTTTGATGAAAAGGGCAGGTATGTTCCAATAGTAGTGGATGACCACGATAAGAAACTTTACAGAATCAGCAATAAAACCACGCTTAAGGGTGGAGTGGTCCAGCTTAACCTCTTTGATGGGACGAACATAATCGGTTCAAACGAATTTAAAACAAAAGACAGTGTTCTGGTTAAGATTCCCGAAAAGGAAATCCTGCAGCATCTCAAATTCGAAGAGGGCGCTCTTGTAGTTGTTACCGGAGGCACACATGCTGGTGAACTTGCAAGGCTCAAGTCTTACAAGGTGGTCAGAGGTTCTGCACCAAATCTCGTGACAATTGAGATCGGGGGCAGTGAGTACACAACGGTTGAACAGTATATCTTCGTTGTTGGTTCAAAGGATGATGAAAAACCAGTGATCGATCTGGGGGTGTAGCTGAATGAATCCGATGAGAGAAGTGATAATTGACAAGGTCGTTATAAATATCGGAGTTGGAGAGAGCGGAGAAAGACAGAAGAGGGCTCTTCAGCTCCTTGAGGAACTCACCGGAAAGCAGCCAACCTCAACATATTCAAAGAAGACGATCAGAAACTTTGGAATCCGAAAAGGTGAAGCAATAGGTGCTAAAGTAACGCTTAGAGGCGAAGATGCTCTTGAATTCCTGAAGAGGGCTCTGACTGTAAAGGAGTTCAGGCTGAGCAGAAGACAGATTAGCGATGGAAACTTTTCATTCGGCATTCAGGAACATATTGACCTTCCAGGTGTGGATTACGATCCGGATATGGGTATATATGGAATGGATGTTGTGGTGTCTCTCAAGAGAAGAGGCTACAGGGTTGCGAGAAGAAAAATTGCGAAGAGCAAGATTGGTAAGTCTCATAGGGTAACTAAGGAAGATACGATAGAATTTCTCAAATCACTCGGTGTGGAGGTTGAATGATTATGGCGAAGGAAAGAACCAAGAGGTTTGGTAGAAACGCTAATCCCTGCAGAAGATGTGGGAGAAAAAGAGGCGTAGTGAGGAAATATGGACTTTACCTCTGCAGGCAGTGCTTCAGAGAGGTTGCTAAGGAGCTTGGTTTTAAGAAATACTGGTGAGGTGATATAATGCAGCTTGATGCAGTATCAAACGCAATGTCTGCAATAAAAAATGCAGAGGTCATCGGAAAATCAAAGGTGGAAATAAGGCCAGCTTCAAAGCTTGTCGGTAAGATACTTGCGGTCATGAAGGATTATGGATACATTAATGGCTTTGAAGTCAAAGATGACCCCAAAGGTGGTGCAATTGTGGTTGAACTCAGTGGGAGAATCAATGACTGTGGAGCAGTGCGGCCGAGGTTTTCGGTAAAGAGAACGGAATACGAGAAGTTCGAAAAGAGATATCTGCCTGCGAGAGATTTTGGAATCCTCATTGTCTCGACGACCGAAGGTGTGATGTCCCAGAAAGATGCCATAGAAAGAGGACTGGGCGGGGTTTTGCTTGCTTACGTCTACTGAGGTGGTTGCAATGGAAGAAAGGTTTGTAGAGGTACCAGAAAATGTCACCCTCGAAATTCAGGGAGATGGAATTAATGGATATACTATCAAGGTTAGCGGACCAAAGGGGAGCAATGAGCGATTTCTGAAGTACAGGGGCATTTTCATTGAAAAACTCGACGGAAAGGTCAGAGTGTACACCGAGGATAGAAAGTCGAAGGTCAAGGCAATGGTGGGTACTTTTGCGGCTCACATCAATAATCTGATCAGAGGCGTTACGGAAGGATTTGAATACAGGCTCAGAATACTCTATTCTCACTTCCCCATGAAGGTGAGGGTTGAGGGCAGGGAAGTAATTATCGAGAACTTTCTTGGGGAAAAACATCCAAGAAGGGCAAGAATATTTGGCAGAGCTGAGGTAAAGGTGCAGGGTAATGAAATTATCGTAACCGGTGTGGACAAGGAGGAATGCGGTCAGACAGCAGCAAACATTGAGCAGGCTACAAAGAAAAAGAATCTGGATATTAGAGTGTTCCAGGATGGAATTTACATTGTTGAAAAGCCGTGAGGTGGTTTGAATGAATCCAAATCTGCCAAAGGAAAAAGTTAAGCTTCTAAGGCTCAGGAGAAGGATGAAATCGAGAAAGCCCGAATTCAGACACTTTGAGGCTCATAAAAAACTCAAGCTTAGGGATCTT
It encodes:
- a CDS encoding 50S ribosomal protein L14; protein product: MKAKKAVVPRALPTGARLVCADNTGARELEIIAVKTYKGVRRRYPAAGVGDIVVVSVKKGSPDIRKQVHYAVIVRQRKEYRRPDGTRVKFEDNAAVITDPSGNPKGTEIRGPVAREAAERFSKIGSIATIIV
- the rplX gene encoding 50S ribosomal protein L24, translated to MSKQPRKQRKKIYEAKLHQRHRFLHATLSKELRQKYGKRAIRIRKGDKVKVMRGNFAGHTGKVLEVDMKRLRILIEGVVVKKANGEEVSLPVHPSNVMIVELGEGDEVREKILKR
- a CDS encoding 30S ribosomal protein S4e, with the translated sequence MHQKRLSAPKTYKVPRKVKKWLVRPSPGPHDRNALPLLVVVRDFLELADTAREARRVIASGEILVDGIPRRDYKFPVGLFDIVSVPKMDVNYRIVFDEKGRYVPIVVDDHDKKLYRISNKTTLKGGVVQLNLFDGTNIIGSNEFKTKDSVLVKIPEKEILQHLKFEEGALVVVTGGTHAGELARLKSYKVVRGSAPNLVTIEIGGSEYTTVEQYIFVVGSKDDEKPVIDLGV
- a CDS encoding 50S ribosomal protein L5, which codes for MNPMREVIIDKVVINIGVGESGERQKRALQLLEELTGKQPTSTYSKKTIRNFGIRKGEAIGAKVTLRGEDALEFLKRALTVKEFRLSRRQISDGNFSFGIQEHIDLPGVDYDPDMGIYGMDVVVSLKRRGYRVARRKIAKSKIGKSHRVTKEDTIEFLKSLGVEVE
- a CDS encoding 30S ribosomal protein S14 — encoded protein: MAKERTKRFGRNANPCRRCGRKRGVVRKYGLYLCRQCFREVAKELGFKKYW
- a CDS encoding 30S ribosomal protein S8, whose translation is MQLDAVSNAMSAIKNAEVIGKSKVEIRPASKLVGKILAVMKDYGYINGFEVKDDPKGGAIVVELSGRINDCGAVRPRFSVKRTEYEKFEKRYLPARDFGILIVSTTEGVMSQKDAIERGLGGVLLAYVY
- a CDS encoding 50S ribosomal protein L6, whose protein sequence is MEERFVEVPENVTLEIQGDGINGYTIKVSGPKGSNERFLKYRGIFIEKLDGKVRVYTEDRKSKVKAMVGTFAAHINNLIRGVTEGFEYRLRILYSHFPMKVRVEGREVIIENFLGEKHPRRARIFGRAEVKVQGNEIIVTGVDKEECGQTAANIEQATKKKNLDIRVFQDGIYIVEKP